The region TACCCGACGCTGCTGGATGCCGCGAAAGCGAACCACACACTGCGGTGAGCGAACGATCCGCAGGCTTTCCCCGGCTTGTTGCTCTGGACGCGTTTCGCGGCGCGACGATGGCGCTCATGGTTCTCGTCAACAATGCGGGTGACGGACACAACGTCTACGGCCCTCTGCGCCACTCCGAGTGGAACGGCTGGACGATCACGGATGTCGTTTTTCCGGCGTTTCTCTGGAT is a window of Terriglobia bacterium DNA encoding:
- a CDS encoding DUF5009 domain-containing protein, with the protein product MSERSAGFPRLVALDAFRGATMALMVLVNNAGDGHNVYGPLRHSEWNGWTITDVVFPAFLW